In Paracoccus aerodenitrificans, the following are encoded in one genomic region:
- the fumC gene encoding class II fumarate hydratase, whose amino-acid sequence MTKTRTETDSFGPLEVPADKYWGAQTQRSIQNFPIGWERQPVPIIRALGAIKRAAAEVNMASGKLDEKRGKAMVQAATEVFEGKFDDNFPLVVWQTGSGTQSNMNANEVVSNRAIEILGGEMGSKDPVHPNDHCNMGQSSNDTFPTAMHVAIGMQARDVLMPGLEKLAAALEAKSEEFKDIIKIGRTHTQDATPLTLGQEFGGYAHQVRMGIERVKMCLPQIYELAQGGTAVGTGLNTTKGWDTDIAAKIAEITDLPFVTAPNKFEALAAHDAMVFFSGALKTVAASLFKIANDLRLLGSGPRSGLGELILPENEPGSSIMPGKVNPTQAEALTMVCAHVMGNDAAVGFAGSQGHFELNVYNPMMSYNVLQSMQLLGDSASSFTDNMVVGTQANVERIEKLMKESLMLVTALAPTIGYDNATKVAKTAHKNGTTLREEAVGLGFVTEDEFDKIVRPELMIGPSD is encoded by the coding sequence ATGACCAAGACCCGCACCGAAACCGACAGCTTCGGCCCGCTGGAGGTCCCTGCTGACAAATACTGGGGCGCTCAGACGCAGCGTTCGATCCAGAACTTCCCCATCGGCTGGGAACGCCAGCCTGTCCCGATCATCCGTGCGCTTGGCGCGATCAAGCGGGCAGCGGCCGAGGTGAACATGGCCTCGGGCAAGCTGGATGAGAAACGCGGCAAGGCGATGGTGCAGGCCGCGACTGAGGTATTCGAAGGCAAGTTCGATGACAACTTCCCTCTGGTCGTCTGGCAGACCGGGTCCGGGACGCAGTCCAATATGAACGCCAATGAGGTCGTGTCGAACCGCGCCATCGAGATTCTCGGCGGCGAGATGGGGTCCAAAGATCCGGTTCACCCCAACGATCATTGCAATATGGGCCAGTCCTCGAACGACACTTTCCCGACCGCGATGCATGTCGCCATCGGCATGCAGGCCCGCGATGTGCTGATGCCGGGGCTGGAAAAACTGGCAGCGGCCCTTGAGGCGAAGTCCGAAGAGTTCAAGGATATCATCAAGATCGGCCGCACCCATACGCAAGACGCCACGCCTCTGACGCTCGGTCAGGAATTCGGCGGCTATGCCCATCAGGTCCGCATGGGGATCGAGCGGGTGAAGATGTGCCTGCCGCAGATCTACGAACTCGCGCAGGGCGGTACGGCGGTCGGCACCGGGCTGAACACCACGAAAGGGTGGGACACCGATATCGCCGCCAAGATCGCCGAGATTACGGATCTGCCCTTCGTGACTGCTCCGAACAAGTTCGAGGCTCTGGCCGCGCATGATGCGATGGTATTCTTCTCTGGTGCGCTGAAAACTGTGGCGGCCTCGCTGTTCAAGATCGCCAATGACCTGCGTCTGCTTGGCTCCGGCCCCCGCTCGGGTCTGGGAGAGCTGATCCTGCCCGAGAATGAGCCGGGTTCCTCGATCATGCCGGGCAAGGTGAACCCGACTCAGGCCGAGGCGCTGACGATGGTTTGCGCGCATGTCATGGGCAATGACGCAGCGGTCGGTTTCGCCGGATCGCAGGGGCATTTCGAGTTGAACGTCTATAACCCGATGATGTCCTATAACGTGCTGCAATCCATGCAGCTTCTGGGCGATTCGGCATCGAGCTTCACCGACAATATGGTCGTGGGCACGCAGGCGAATGTCGAACGTATCGAGAAGCTGATGAAGGAATCGCTGATGCTGGTCACGGCACTGGCGCCGACCATCGGCTATGACAACGCGACCAAGGTTGCCAAGACCGCCCATAAGAACGGCACGACGCTTCGTGAGGAAGCCGTGGGGCTTGGCTTCGTGACCGAGGACGAATTCGACAAGATCGTCCGCCCCGAACTGATGATCGGTCCCTCGGACTGA
- the gdhA gene encoding NADP-specific glutamate dehydrogenase — MNNIDEKLQPIFADVMRRNHGEPEFLQAVQEVLESLGRVVAKHPDYIEQALIERICEPERQIIFRIPWVDDQGKVQINRGFRVQFNSALGPYKGGIRFHPSVNVGIIKFLGFEQTFKNALTGLPIGGGKGGSDFDPKGKSDGEIMRFCQSLMTELHRHLGEQTDVPAGDIGVGGREIGFMFGQYKRLNNRYEAGVFTGKALAYGGSRARTEATGYGNTYFVKAMLETKNSDFDGKRVVVSGSGNVAIYTIKKVQSFGGTVIACSDSSGYVVDEAGIDLDLLRDIKEVRRGRIVEYAQEKGGDVHFIPAEKGSIWDVACDVAMPSATQNELSGKDAKKLVSNGVVAVGEGANMPCTPEAVHIFQNAGVLFAPGKAANAGGVATSALEMQQNASRDSWSFQKTEERLASIMQGIHDTCAATADEYGAPGDYVLGANIAGFVRVAEAMRMLGVI; from the coding sequence ATGAATAATATTGACGAAAAGCTTCAGCCGATTTTCGCGGACGTCATGCGGCGTAATCATGGCGAGCCTGAGTTTCTGCAGGCTGTGCAAGAGGTTCTGGAAAGTCTGGGGCGCGTGGTCGCAAAACACCCCGATTATATCGAACAGGCCTTGATCGAACGCATCTGTGAGCCCGAGCGTCAGATTATTTTTCGCATTCCCTGGGTCGACGATCAGGGCAAGGTTCAAATTAATCGCGGCTTCCGCGTCCAGTTCAATTCGGCGCTTGGCCCCTATAAGGGCGGCATTCGTTTTCACCCTTCGGTCAATGTCGGGATCATCAAGTTTCTCGGCTTCGAACAGACCTTCAAGAATGCGCTGACCGGGCTGCCGATCGGCGGAGGCAAAGGCGGCAGCGATTTCGATCCGAAGGGCAAATCAGACGGCGAAATCATGCGGTTCTGCCAGTCCCTGATGACAGAGCTGCACCGGCATCTGGGTGAACAGACCGACGTTCCCGCAGGCGATATCGGCGTGGGCGGGCGTGAGATCGGCTTCATGTTCGGCCAGTACAAGCGCCTGAACAACCGCTATGAGGCAGGGGTATTCACAGGCAAGGCGCTTGCCTATGGTGGCTCACGCGCCCGGACCGAGGCGACGGGATACGGGAACACCTATTTCGTCAAGGCAATGCTTGAAACAAAGAACAGCGATTTCGACGGCAAGCGCGTCGTGGTCTCGGGATCGGGCAATGTGGCGATCTATACGATCAAGAAGGTGCAGTCCTTCGGCGGCACGGTTATCGCCTGTTCGGATTCCAGCGGCTATGTCGTCGATGAGGCCGGGATCGATCTTGACTTGCTGCGGGACATCAAGGAAGTCCGGCGCGGGCGCATCGTCGAATACGCTCAGGAAAAGGGCGGAGACGTGCATTTCATCCCGGCAGAGAAAGGGTCGATCTGGGATGTCGCCTGCGATGTCGCCATGCCCTCCGCCACCCAGAATGAGCTTTCGGGCAAGGATGCGAAGAAGCTGGTCAGCAATGGTGTGGTTGCCGTTGGCGAAGGGGCAAATATGCCCTGCACCCCGGAGGCTGTTCATATCTTCCAGAACGCGGGCGTCCTCTTTGCTCCCGGCAAGGCTGCGAATGCAGGTGGGGTGGCGACCTCTGCCCTTGAGATGCAGCAGAACGCAAGCCGCGATAGCTGGAGCTTCCAGAAAACCGAAGAGCGCCTCGCCTCTATCATGCAGGGGATCCACGATACCTGCGCCGCCACGGCGGATGAGTACGGGGCACCCGGCGATTATGTGCTCGGGGCGAATATCGCCGGTTTCGTCCGTGTCGCCGAGGCCATGCGAATGCTGGGCGTCATCTGA
- a CDS encoding DUF4169 family protein codes for MTQITNLNRFRKQKSREEARKQADANAAKFGRNKAQKAAEKADRDRAAGHLDGVKRDD; via the coding sequence ATGACGCAGATCACCAACCTCAACCGTTTCCGCAAGCAGAAATCCCGCGAGGAGGCCCGCAAACAGGCCGACGCCAACGCGGCGAAATTCGGGCGGAACAAGGCCCAGAAAGCGGCTGAAAAGGCCGACAGGGACCGCGCGGCAGGCCATCTCGACGGGGTGAAACGTGACGATTGA
- a CDS encoding ribbon-helix-helix domain-containing protein, translated as MDVPAKRSLTIDGHRTSVSLENAFWRALDRIAKGRDMTRAAVIAEIDHARPPEVGLATACRLFVLAELGRKG; from the coding sequence ATGGATGTTCCGGCGAAGCGGTCCTTGACGATTGACGGGCATCGCACCTCGGTCAGTCTGGAAAATGCGTTCTGGCGTGCGCTCGACCGGATCGCGAAGGGACGGGACATGACCCGTGCCGCCGTGATCGCGGAAATCGACCATGCGCGGCCGCCCGAAGTCGGGCTGGCCACCGCATGCCGGTTGTTCGTACTGGCAGAACTGGGCCGCAAAGGGTAA
- the purB gene encoding adenylosuccinate lyase, producing the protein MIPRYARPEMTAIWSPETKFRIWYEIEAHACDAQADLGVIPRENAEAVWKAKDVEFDVARIDEIEAVTKHDVIAFLTHLAEHIGSDEARFVHQGMTSSDVLDTTLNVQLVRAADILLADMDKLLTALKKRAFEHKDTVRIGRSHGIHAEPTTMGLTFARFYAEMERNRKRLERARWEVATGAISGAVGTFANIDPAVEEHVCAKMGLRPEAISTQVIPRDRHAMFFATLGVIASSIENVAIEIRHMQRTEVLEAEEFFSAGQKGSSAMPHKRNPVLTENLTGLARLVRMAVIPAMENVALWHERDISHSSVERGIAPDATITLDFALNRLAGVIEKLVIYPDNMLANMNKFKGLVMSQRVLLALTQAGVSREDAYRLVQRNAMKVWEDGKDFKEELLADAEVTAALSPSEIEEKFDLGYHTKHVDTIFARVFGQAG; encoded by the coding sequence ATGATCCCGCGCTATGCCCGCCCCGAAATGACCGCCATCTGGTCGCCGGAAACCAAGTTCCGCATCTGGTACGAGATTGAGGCCCATGCCTGCGACGCTCAGGCCGATCTGGGTGTGATCCCGCGAGAAAATGCCGAGGCGGTCTGGAAGGCGAAGGACGTGGAATTCGACGTCGCCCGCATCGATGAAATCGAGGCTGTCACCAAGCATGACGTGATCGCCTTTCTGACTCATCTGGCCGAACATATCGGCAGCGACGAAGCCCGTTTCGTGCATCAGGGCATGACCTCGTCGGATGTGCTGGACACCACGCTGAACGTCCAGCTTGTCCGCGCGGCTGATATCCTGCTGGCAGATATGGATAAGCTGCTGACCGCGCTGAAAAAACGTGCCTTCGAGCACAAGGATACGGTGCGCATCGGCCGCAGCCACGGCATCCACGCCGAACCCACCACGATGGGCCTGACCTTCGCGCGTTTCTACGCCGAAATGGAGCGAAACCGGAAGCGCCTTGAACGCGCCCGCTGGGAAGTCGCGACCGGCGCGATCAGCGGTGCCGTCGGCACTTTCGCCAATATCGACCCGGCGGTCGAGGAACATGTTTGCGCGAAAATGGGCCTCCGCCCCGAGGCGATCAGCACGCAGGTCATTCCCCGCGACCGCCATGCCATGTTCTTTGCAACCCTCGGCGTGATCGCGTCCAGCATCGAGAATGTCGCCATCGAGATCCGCCATATGCAGCGCACCGAGGTGCTGGAGGCCGAGGAATTCTTCAGCGCCGGGCAGAAGGGCTCATCGGCGATGCCGCATAAGCGCAACCCGGTCCTGACCGAGAACCTTACCGGTCTGGCGCGGCTGGTGCGCATGGCGGTGATCCCGGCGATGGAGAATGTGGCGCTGTGGCATGAACGCGATATCAGCCATTCCTCGGTCGAACGCGGCATCGCCCCGGATGCGACCATCACGCTGGATTTCGCGCTGAACCGGCTGGCCGGGGTGATTGAAAAACTGGTGATCTATCCCGACAATATGCTTGCGAATATGAACAAGTTTAAGGGTCTGGTGATGAGCCAGAGGGTTCTTCTGGCCCTGACTCAGGCCGGGGTTTCACGTGAGGACGCCTATCGCCTGGTGCAGCGAAACGCGATGAAAGTCTGGGAGGACGGCAAGGATTTCAAGGAAGAGCTGCTTGCCGATGCCGAGGTGACGGCAGCGCTGTCTCCCTCCGAGATCGAGGAAAAATTCGATCTCGGCTATCACACCAAACATGTCGATACGATCTTCGCACGGGTTTTCGGGCAGGCCGGCTAA
- a CDS encoding flagellar motor switch protein FliG: protein MLEPMLTPRQKAAVIVRLLIGDGEKLSLERLPQSAQAALAHEMAVMSMVDRTTRDQVVEEFCESLEEVGLTFPEGMDSTLEVLDGTLSQDTTDRLRRMAAVTGGSDPWERIAAMQPDHLRQLAETEATEIAAVMFSKLPVPKAAGTFALISPARARQIAYAMSLTGDIEAPALRRIGIALLQAAESLARPAMDGGPVEKVGAILNFTTSGTRDEVLSGLDEDDANFAQEVRKSIFTWVNIPKRVDPRDIPRITREVEPLSLQRAIRGAKNASLPTAEFILSSMSSRMADSLREEAEALGRVTASEAEDAMTEIVAAIRRMEDAGELFLIAGEAADEAEGSELAMKSTKIP, encoded by the coding sequence ATGCTGGAACCGATGCTGACACCACGGCAAAAGGCGGCGGTGATTGTCAGGTTGCTGATCGGCGACGGGGAAAAACTGTCGCTCGAACGGCTTCCGCAATCCGCGCAGGCCGCACTTGCTCATGAAATGGCGGTGATGAGCATGGTTGACCGGACGACCCGTGATCAGGTGGTGGAAGAATTCTGCGAATCGCTGGAAGAGGTCGGGCTGACCTTTCCGGAGGGGATGGACAGCACGCTTGAGGTTCTGGACGGAACGCTGTCTCAGGATACGACCGACCGGCTGCGGCGGATGGCGGCGGTGACAGGCGGCTCGGACCCGTGGGAACGGATCGCCGCGATGCAGCCGGATCATCTGCGCCAGCTTGCCGAAACCGAAGCGACCGAAATTGCGGCGGTGATGTTCTCGAAGCTGCCCGTCCCAAAGGCGGCCGGGACATTTGCGCTGATTTCGCCTGCAAGGGCGCGTCAGATCGCCTATGCAATGTCGCTGACCGGCGATATCGAGGCCCCTGCCCTGCGCCGGATCGGTATCGCGCTTTTGCAGGCCGCAGAAAGCCTGGCCCGCCCGGCAATGGATGGCGGGCCCGTCGAAAAGGTCGGCGCGATCCTGAACTTCACGACATCCGGCACACGCGATGAGGTTCTCAGCGGTCTGGATGAAGACGATGCGAATTTCGCGCAGGAGGTGCGGAAATCCATCTTCACCTGGGTCAATATTCCCAAACGCGTCGATCCGCGCGACATTCCCCGGATTACGCGCGAGGTTGAACCGCTTTCGCTGCAACGCGCAATCCGGGGCGCAAAGAACGCCAGTCTGCCGACGGCTGAATTCATCCTGTCCAGCATGTCGTCGCGCATGGCCGACTCGCTGCGCGAAGAAGCTGAGGCCCTTGGCCGGGTAACGGCATCTGAAGCAGAGGACGCCATGACCGAAATCGTGGCCGCAATCCGCCGTATGGAAGATGCGGGAGAGCTGTTCCTGATCGCAGGCGAGGCCGCGGATGAGGCCGAAGGATCAGAACTCGCGATGAAATCCACCAAAATCCCCTGA
- a CDS encoding replicative DNA helicase, translating to MSEIRALQQVAPAADSDEQSVPFSIEAEQQLLGALLTNNDVFDRVSQLLKPEHFYEPVHSRIFQIASERIRKNALASPVTLKAFMEDDAGLKDLGGPAYLARIAAAAISAYAARDYAQMIREFALRRDLITLGQDISARAASVRVEDDAEEQIKAAEQTLYKLGEQGVAERGFQSFLKAVTGAVDAAAAAYERDGQLSGIPTGLLDLDRKMGGLNNSDLIILAGRPSMGKTSLATNIAFNIAKAHKTGQLPDGTQGSVAGGVVGFFSLEMSAEQLAARILSEASEVPSHQIRSGDMTEEEFRRFVQAANDLQSCPLYIDDTPALPINQLAGRARKLKRTHGLDLLIVDYLQLLKAASAKDSRVNEVSEITQGLKAVAKELNIPVIALSQLSRQVESREDKRPQLSDLRESGSIEQDADIVMFVFREEYYKEREKPADHELEKLAKWQEVMNAVHGKAEVIIGKQRHGPIGTVELAFEGRFTRFGNLEKTRQSEWD from the coding sequence ATGAGCGAAATCAGGGCATTGCAGCAGGTTGCCCCTGCGGCAGATTCGGATGAACAGAGCGTACCGTTTTCTATCGAGGCCGAGCAGCAATTGCTTGGGGCCTTGCTGACGAATAACGATGTGTTCGACCGCGTCAGCCAGTTGCTGAAGCCCGAGCATTTCTATGAACCCGTCCATTCCCGCATCTTCCAGATCGCCTCAGAGCGGATCCGCAAGAATGCCCTTGCCAGCCCGGTGACGCTGAAAGCCTTCATGGAGGACGATGCCGGTCTGAAAGATCTTGGCGGGCCTGCCTATCTTGCGCGTATCGCTGCGGCGGCGATTTCGGCCTATGCGGCGCGGGATTATGCGCAGATGATCCGCGAATTCGCCCTGCGCCGCGATCTGATCACGCTCGGTCAGGATATTTCCGCCCGTGCGGCCTCGGTCCGGGTCGAGGACGATGCCGAAGAACAGATCAAGGCGGCAGAGCAGACGCTGTACAAGCTGGGTGAGCAGGGTGTCGCCGAGCGCGGTTTCCAGTCCTTTCTGAAAGCGGTGACCGGGGCGGTGGACGCTGCCGCCGCCGCCTATGAGCGGGATGGTCAACTGTCCGGTATCCCGACCGGGCTGCTGGATCTGGATCGCAAGATGGGCGGGCTGAACAATTCGGACCTGATCATCCTTGCCGGGCGTCCGTCGATGGGGAAAACATCGCTGGCGACCAATATCGCATTCAATATCGCCAAGGCGCACAAGACCGGCCAGCTTCCGGACGGGACACAGGGCTCTGTCGCGGGCGGCGTTGTCGGGTTCTTCTCGCTTGAGATGTCGGCTGAACAGCTTGCTGCGAGGATCCTGTCTGAAGCGTCCGAAGTCCCCAGCCATCAGATCCGCTCGGGCGATATGACCGAAGAGGAATTCCGCCGCTTCGTTCAGGCCGCGAATGATCTGCAAAGCTGCCCGCTTTATATCGACGACACGCCTGCGCTTCCGATCAACCAGCTTGCGGGCAGGGCGCGGAAACTGAAGCGGACGCATGGGCTGGATCTGCTGATCGTGGACTATCTTCAGCTTCTCAAGGCGGCCAGTGCCAAGGATAGTCGCGTCAACGAAGTGTCCGAAATCACCCAAGGGCTGAAGGCCGTCGCGAAAGAACTGAACATCCCTGTGATCGCGCTGTCCCAGCTTTCCCGTCAGGTCGAGAGCCGCGAGGATAAACGCCCGCAGCTTTCCGATCTGCGCGAATCCGGCTCGATTGAGCAGGACGCCGATATCGTGATGTTCGTGTTCCGCGAGGAATACTACAAGGAACGTGAGAAACCTGCGGATCATGAGCTGGAGAAGCTGGCCAAATGGCAAGAGGTGATGAACGCTGTTCATGGCAAGGCCGAGGTCATTATCGGCAAGCAGCGCCACGGGCCTATCGGCACGGTTGAGCTTGCATTCGAGGGGCGCTTTACCCGTTTCGGAAATCTGGAAAAGACCCGCCAATCCGAATGGGATTAA
- a CDS encoding orotate phosphoribosyltransferase, with protein MSLSFPAQDEIARLTARALLEIKAVDFNAAEPFTYASGLKGPTYVDCRRIISYPRVRSTLMDFLAATVLRNAGFEAFTNVAGGETAGIPFGAMVAERLSLPMTYVRKKPKGYGRNARIEGRMDETDRVLLVEDLTTDGGSKLSFVDAIRETGAACGHTAVIFYYGIFPETTQRLADHGVALHHLCTWWDVLAEAKAQQVFDPATLSEVEAFLSDPRGWQQRNP; from the coding sequence ATGAGCCTTTCCTTCCCCGCGCAAGACGAAATCGCCCGCCTGACTGCCCGTGCCCTGCTGGAAATCAAGGCCGTGGACTTCAACGCTGCCGAGCCGTTCACCTATGCCTCGGGGCTGAAAGGTCCGACCTATGTCGATTGCCGACGGATCATTTCCTATCCCCGCGTCCGGTCGACGCTGATGGATTTTCTTGCGGCGACGGTTTTGCGCAATGCCGGGTTTGAAGCGTTCACCAATGTGGCGGGCGGTGAAACCGCCGGTATTCCCTTCGGTGCGATGGTGGCAGAGCGTCTGTCCCTTCCGATGACCTATGTGCGCAAGAAGCCCAAGGGCTATGGCAGGAATGCCCGGATCGAGGGGCGGATGGACGAAACCGACCGGGTGCTTCTGGTCGAGGATCTGACCACCGATGGCGGCTCGAAGCTCAGCTTCGTCGATGCAATCCGCGAGACCGGTGCCGCATGCGGACATACGGCGGTGATCTTCTATTACGGGATTTTCCCCGAAACGACGCAGCGACTGGCCGATCACGGTGTTGCGCTGCATCACCTCTGCACCTGGTGGGACGTTCTGGCCGAGGCAAAGGCGCAGCAGGTTTTCGACCCTGCGACCCTCTCGGAAGTCGAAGCTTTCCTGAGCGATCCTCGCGGCTGGCAGCAGCGTAATCCCTGA
- the pyrC gene encoding dihydroorotase, translating to MKKSLTIRRPDDWHLHLRDGDMLKAVAPHSAEFGRAIIMPNLVPPVVTGEQAGAYRDRIMQALPEGAALRPLMTLYLTEATDPNDVVAAHADGLIAAVKLYPAGATTNSSSGVTDFDKVRPVLEAMADADVPLCVHGEVTDPEVDIFDREAVFIERVLDPVRRATPGLRVVMEHITTEDGVAYVRDNAAGQAMGGTITTHHLVINRNAILAGGIRPHYYCLPVAKREKHRLALRQAAMSGQGPFFLGTDSAPHTDSAKLQPCGCAGCFTAPNTMAILAQIFDDEDRLDRLEAFTSLNGPEFYRMAPNDATVVMRRHDAPISFPDRITVGDETVTVFDPGFDLFWQMEPA from the coding sequence ATGAAAAAATCACTGACGATCCGCCGCCCCGATGACTGGCACCTGCATTTGCGGGACGGAGATATGCTGAAAGCCGTTGCGCCGCACTCCGCCGAATTCGGGAGGGCCATCATCATGCCCAATCTGGTGCCGCCCGTCGTGACCGGCGAACAGGCAGGCGCTTATCGCGACCGGATCATGCAGGCTCTGCCCGAAGGCGCGGCGCTTCGGCCTCTGATGACGCTGTACCTGACCGAGGCGACCGATCCGAATGATGTCGTCGCCGCCCATGCGGACGGGCTGATCGCTGCGGTGAAGCTGTATCCTGCCGGTGCCACGACGAACTCGTCCAGCGGTGTGACCGATTTCGACAAGGTCCGCCCCGTGCTTGAGGCGATGGCCGATGCCGATGTGCCGCTATGCGTGCATGGCGAAGTCACCGATCCCGAAGTCGATATTTTCGACCGTGAGGCGGTGTTCATCGAGCGTGTGTTGGACCCGGTGCGCCGCGCGACTCCGGGGCTGCGTGTGGTGATGGAGCATATCACCACCGAAGATGGCGTTGCCTATGTGCGCGATAACGCCGCCGGACAGGCGATGGGGGGAACAATCACGACCCATCACCTTGTCATCAACCGCAATGCGATCCTCGCAGGAGGAATCAGACCGCATTATTACTGCCTGCCAGTCGCCAAACGCGAGAAACACCGTCTGGCGCTGAGACAGGCCGCAATGTCGGGGCAGGGGCCGTTCTTCCTCGGTACCGATTCCGCGCCGCATACCGACAGCGCCAAGCTTCAGCCCTGTGGCTGCGCCGGTTGCTTTACCGCGCCGAACACAATGGCGATTCTGGCGCAGATCTTCGACGATGAAGACCGTCTGGACCGGCTTGAGGCGTTTACCTCACTCAACGGGCCGGAATTCTACCGGATGGCGCCCAATGACGCTACCGTCGTCATGCGCCGCCACGACGCGCCGATCAGCTTCCCCGACCGGATTACTGTCGGGGATGAAACCGTGACGGTGTTCGATCCCGGTTTCGACCTTTTCTGGCAGATGGAGCCCGCATGA
- a CDS encoding antibiotic ABC transporter, which translates to MGFLPQGIAEATRLWVQVTQIAIESQMVIGMRIAGLMGFMPQSSNEPQRMVQEKLDAAQESGTAIMKAVTRGASYDQMMTAALNPYSRRTKANARRLTKAASRGRG; encoded by the coding sequence ATGGGATTTCTTCCACAAGGCATAGCCGAAGCGACCCGTTTATGGGTTCAGGTTACCCAGATTGCCATTGAATCTCAGATGGTTATCGGCATGCGTATTGCCGGGCTGATGGGGTTTATGCCGCAAAGCAGCAATGAACCTCAACGCATGGTTCAGGAGAAGCTGGATGCGGCGCAGGAATCGGGTACGGCGATCATGAAAGCCGTCACACGCGGTGCCAGCTATGATCAGATGATGACTGCGGCTCTTAACCCCTATAGCCGCCGGACAAAGGCGAATGCACGGCGTCTGACCAAGGCTGCGAGTCGCGGCAGGGGCTGA
- the gap gene encoding type I glyceraldehyde-3-phosphate dehydrogenase yields the protein MAVKVAINGFGRIGRNILRAIVESGRDDIQVIAINDLGPVETNAHLIRFDSVHGRFPGEVKVDGDTIDVGRGPIKVTAIRNPAELPWGDVDVVLECTGIFADKEKAKVHLENGASRVLVSAPAKGADATIVYGVNQDTLTKDDLIVSNASCTTNCLSPVAKVLNDAVGIERGFMTTIHSYTGDQPTLDTLHSDLYRARAAAVSMIPTSTGAAKAVGLVLPELNGKLDGVAIRVPTPNVSVVDLTFQAARDTTVEEINEAIKKAADGQLKGILGYTDQPNVSIDFNHDPHSSIFALDQTKVMDGRMCRVLTWYDNEWGFSNRMADTAVAIGKLI from the coding sequence ATGGCTGTGAAAGTGGCAATTAACGGGTTCGGTCGGATCGGACGCAACATTCTGCGTGCCATCGTCGAATCCGGTCGGGATGATATCCAGGTCATCGCGATCAACGATCTCGGCCCGGTCGAGACGAATGCGCATCTTATCCGGTTCGACAGTGTGCATGGCCGCTTTCCCGGCGAAGTCAAAGTCGATGGCGACACCATTGATGTCGGTCGCGGCCCCATCAAGGTCACGGCGATCCGGAATCCGGCGGAGCTGCCCTGGGGCGATGTCGATGTCGTTCTGGAATGCACCGGCATCTTTGCCGACAAGGAAAAGGCCAAGGTCCATCTTGAAAACGGCGCCAGCCGCGTTCTCGTGTCCGCTCCGGCCAAGGGCGCGGATGCGACCATCGTTTACGGCGTGAACCAGGATACGCTGACCAAGGACGACCTGATCGTTTCGAATGCAAGCTGCACCACCAACTGCCTCTCGCCGGTGGCAAAGGTCCTGAACGACGCTGTCGGGATCGAGCGTGGCTTCATGACCACCATTCACAGCTATACCGGCGACCAGCCGACGCTGGATACGCTGCATAGCGATCTTTACCGTGCGCGTGCTGCTGCCGTGTCGATGATCCCGACCTCGACCGGTGCCGCCAAGGCTGTCGGTCTGGTTCTGCCGGAACTTAACGGCAAGCTTGATGGCGTGGCGATCCGTGTGCCGACGCCGAATGTCTCGGTTGTCGACCTGACTTTCCAGGCGGCCCGCGATACCACCGTCGAAGAGATCAATGAGGCGATCAAGAAAGCCGCCGATGGCCAGCTGAAAGGCATTCTGGGCTATACGGATCAGCCGAATGTCTCGATCGACTTCAACCATGATCCGCACAGCTCGATCTTCGCTCTGGACCAGACGAAGGTCATGGATGGCCGTATGTGCCGTGTGCTGACTTGGTACGATAATGAATGGGGCTTCTCGAACCGCATGGCCGATACGGCCGTCGCAATCGGCAAGCTGATCTGA